The following coding sequences lie in one Colias croceus chromosome 1, ilColCroc2.1 genomic window:
- the LOC123696214 gene encoding E3 ubiquitin-protein ligase Topors codes for MEALSTASQGDSSVKSDDSSPPNEGGRSSPPPNCAICLGTCKNKSFTDSCLHQFCFKCLLTWSKVKAECPLCKQNFKSIIHNVRSNHQYEQYMVEQTQEDIERIEMDNFTNATRRFRYRTTLTLPRRDTMAIQQLLLQHYPLVADALPTPPHRRRPSSYFRRTVYRHNLWARPLPDFTGRFRDCSPEFYRYNDSQMHRLMPWLNRELHYLLNENTGHIAYVMSQIADLLPRYHINSPEFREGMQRYFGDRTEHFLHELYCFASTPYDISGYDRNVQYTTDSRISTMVNEILSSSDSESSVDSDIVLVSRSMPAEAPPGPSRVPAPVYPQNFISEPTADNVISIETLSQSDSDDDSSEVMVIGYIKPPHARTPEVVDLLGSDSDVVIEDETQPEPPQTPEVQENRPAPLVKLTLTQHNAQTAADSDSEGSTYTPPLPRKRPHLSTDTSPSSSNVETSLSSSTTSKSRTHETSPSSSSSTLSYYSDSSCDLFNPREKKKKKNTKKASSNLEKPKKKSKKTKSNAHKNKKIKTSSATEKKVTNNSRKSTSGKGVKSSKRSNSTSNTPPILDQPSTSGTQSSSKSNKKRKIDKKHSSRESKRLRSVVNVVNRYLRSSSSRESNHTSTSKSSSSTSSSIPERHGSITDNVTSASANLSDSSDSEYNLPLNLTVKILQPQK; via the exons ATGGAGGCATTATCAACTGCCTCCCAAGGGGACAGCAGTGTGAAGAGTGATGACAGTAGTCCTCCCAACGAAGGCGGGAGGAGCTCTCCACCTCCTAATTGTGCTATTTGTCTAGGAACATGTAAAAACAAATCATTTACAGACTCATGCCTTCAtcagttttgttttaaatgtctGCTCACTTGGAGTAAA gTTAAAGCGGAGTGCCCCCTGTGTAAGCAAAATTTCAAATCAATTATTCATAATGTACGCTCAAATCATCAATATGAACAATATATGGTTGAACAGACTCAAGAGGATATTGAGAGAATTGAAATGGATAACTTTACAAACGCAACTAGAAGATTTAGATACAG GACAACTCTTACTTTGCCCAGACGGGATACTATGGCAATTCAGCAGCTCCTACTTCAGCATTACCCCTTAGTGGCTGATGCGCTCCCAACACCACCTCATCGTCGTAGGCCCTCTTCATACTTCAGACGCACTGTATATAGACATAATCTATGGGCTCGCCCCCTTCCTGACTTCACAGGAAGATTTAGAGATTGCAGCCCAGAATTTTACag gtacAACGACTCTCAAATGCACCGTTTGATGCCTTGGCTAAATAGGGAACttcactatttattaaatgaaaatactgGACATATTGCATATGTGATGAGTCAAATCGCAGATTTACTTCCTAGATATCACATTAACTCACCAGAGTTTCGGGAAGGAATGCAAAGATATTTTGGTGATAGAACAGAACATTTTCTGCACGAGCTTTATTGTTTCGCTTCAACACCTTACGATATATCTGGATATGACCGAAACGTACAGTACACCACGGACTCTCGTATATCCACGATGGTTAATGAAATACTTTCAAGTTcagattcggaaagcagtgtaGATTCTGATATAGTGTTGGTTTCGCGTTCCATGCCAGCTGAGGCTCCTCCGGGTCCTTCGCGAGTACCGGCCCCCGTCTACCCGCAGAACTTCATCTCAGAACCCACCGCAGACAACGTTATATCTATCGAAACATTATCACAGTCCGACTCCGATGACGACTCATCGGAAGTAATGGTCATTGGATACATAAAACCTCCTCATGCGCGAACGCCTGAAGTAGTCGATTTATTGGGATCAGATAGTGATGTAGTAATTGAAGATGAAACACAACCAGAACCACCTCAAACACCTGAAGTACAGGAAAATAGACCAGCACCACTTGTAAAATTAACACTAACCCAACATAATGCTCAAACTGCCGCTGACTCCGACAGTGAAGGCAGCACATACACCCCACCGCTGCCTCGTAAGCGGCCGCACCTGTCGACGGACACTTCGCCTTCGTCCTCTAACGTGGAAACCTCACTGAGTTCATCCACTACATCTAAATCGAGAACACACGAGACATCACCGTCATCGAGTTCATCTACACTTTCCTACTACAGCGATTCCAGTTGTGACTTATTCAATCCACgtgaaaagaaaaagaaaaagaatacGAAAAAGGCGAGTAGTAATTTAGAAAAACCAAAAAAGAAATCTAAAAAAACCAAATCaaatgcacataaaaataagaaaatcaaAACCAGCAGCGCCACTGAGAAAAAGGTTACAAATAATAGTCGTAAGTCTACTTCCGGTAAAGGGGTGAAATCTTCGAAACGATCTAATAGTACTTCTAATACTCCTCCTATCTTAGATCAACCCAGTACAAGCGGTACCCAAAGTAGcagtaaaagtaataaaaagcgAAAGATTGATAAGAAACATAGCAGCCGGGAGAGCAAAAGACTGAGAAGCGTGGTTAATGTTGTAAATAGGTATTTGAGAAGTTCTAGTAGTCGAGAATCGAATCACACGAGTACCTCAAAGTCTTCTTCATCTACTAGCTCTTCAATTCCTGAACGACATGGATCTATTACAGACAATGTTACCAGTGCAAGTGCAAACTTGTCAGATTCATCTGATTCCGAGTACAACCTGCCATTGAATCtaactgtaaaaatattacagcctcaaaaataa
- the LOC123696220 gene encoding mitogen-activated protein kinase p38b-like isoform X2 — translation MPRYHTVEINKTEWIVPERYQMLTPVGSGAYGQVCSSIDTLHNMKVAIKKLARPFQSAVHAKRTYRELRMLKHMNHENVIGLLDVFTPEKSLEEFQQVYLVTHLMGADLNNIIRTQKLSDDHVQFLVYQILRGLKYIHSAGIIHRDLKPSNIAVNEDCELKILDFGLARPTETEMTGYVATRWYRAPEIMLNWMHYNQTVDIWSVGCIMAELLTGRTLFPGTDHIDHLTRILFLCGKPEQETIDKIISEEARNYIQSLPTLRRRDFREVFRGANPLAVNLLELMLELDADKRITAEQALAHEYLAQYADPTDEPVSAPYDQSFEDMDLPVDKWKELVWNEVVEFKPHPQHMNTVVEVNPS, via the exons ATGCCTCGTTATCATACCGTAGAAATCAATAAAACAGAATGGATAGTACCGGAACGTTATCAGATGCTTACACCTGTAGGCTCTGGCGCTTACGGGCAGGTTtg CTCCTCTATAGATACACTGCATAATATGAAAgtagcaataaaaaaattggccAGACCATTTCAATCAGCCGTACATGCTAAAAGAACATATCGTGAGCTTCGGATGTTGAAGCACATGAACCATGAAAATGTTATTG GTCTGCTAGATGTATTCACACCTGAAAAGAGTTTAGAAGAGTTTCAACAAGTGTACCTTGTTACACATCTAATGGGAGCTGATCTCAACAATATTATACGCACACAGAAACTATCTGATGATCATGTCCAATTTCTTGTCTACCAGATATTGAGAGGACTTAAGTACATTCACTCTGCAGGAATTATACATAGA GATCTCAAGCCCTCAAACATTGCAGTAAATGAAGATTGTGAACTGAAAATTCTAGATTTTGGTTTGGCCAGACCAACTGAAACTGAAATGACTGGTTATGTAGCTACTAG atgGTATCGGGCTCCTGAGATCATGCTTAACTGGAtgcattacaatcaaacagtGGATATTTGGTCTGTTGGGTGTATAATGGCCGAGTTGCTTACCGGCAGGACTCTCTTCCCTGGAACTGACC ATATTGATCACCTCACgagaatattgtttttatgtggGAAACCAGAACAGGAGACCATAGACAAAATTATAAGTGAAGAG GCGCGTAATTACATCCAATCGTTGCCGACGCTGCGGCGCCGCGACTTCCGCGAAGTGTTTCGCGGCGCGAACCCGCTCGCCGTCAACTTGCTCGAACTCATGCTCGAGCTGGACGCTGATAA GCGTATAACAGCAGAGCAGGCGCTCGCGCACGAGTACCTGGCGCAGTACGCGGACCCGACCGACGAGCCGGTGTCCGCGCCCTACGACCAGAGCTTCGAGGACATGGACCTGCCCGTCGACAAGTGGAAGG aatTGGTGTGGAATGAAGTGGTCGAGTTCAAGCCGCACCCTCAACACATGAACACGGTGGTGGAAGTTAACCCCTcataa
- the LOC123696220 gene encoding mitogen-activated protein kinase p38b-like isoform X1 — protein sequence MPRYHTVEINKTEWIVPERYQMLTPVGSGAYGQVCSSIDTLHNMKVAIKKLARPFQSAVHAKRTYRELRMLKHMNHENVIGLLDVFTPEKSLEEFQQVYLVTHLMGADLNNIIRTQKLSDDHVQFLVYQILRGLKYIHSAGIIHRDLKPSNIAVNEDCELKILDFGLARPTETEMTGYVATRWYRAPEIMLNWMHYNQTVDIWSVGCIMAELLTGRTLFPGTDHIHQLNLIMEILGTPAQEFMQKISSESARNYIQSLPTLRRRDFREVFRGANPLAVNLLELMLELDADKRITAEQALAHEYLAQYADPTDEPVSAPYDQSFEDMDLPVDKWKELVWNEVVEFKPHPQHMNTVVEVNPS from the exons ATGCCTCGTTATCATACCGTAGAAATCAATAAAACAGAATGGATAGTACCGGAACGTTATCAGATGCTTACACCTGTAGGCTCTGGCGCTTACGGGCAGGTTtg CTCCTCTATAGATACACTGCATAATATGAAAgtagcaataaaaaaattggccAGACCATTTCAATCAGCCGTACATGCTAAAAGAACATATCGTGAGCTTCGGATGTTGAAGCACATGAACCATGAAAATGTTATTG GTCTGCTAGATGTATTCACACCTGAAAAGAGTTTAGAAGAGTTTCAACAAGTGTACCTTGTTACACATCTAATGGGAGCTGATCTCAACAATATTATACGCACACAGAAACTATCTGATGATCATGTCCAATTTCTTGTCTACCAGATATTGAGAGGACTTAAGTACATTCACTCTGCAGGAATTATACATAGA GATCTCAAGCCCTCAAACATTGCAGTAAATGAAGATTGTGAACTGAAAATTCTAGATTTTGGTTTGGCCAGACCAACTGAAACTGAAATGACTGGTTATGTAGCTACTAG atgGTATCGGGCTCCTGAGATCATGCTTAACTGGAtgcattacaatcaaacagtGGATATTTGGTCTGTTGGGTGTATAATGGCCGAGTTGCTTACCGGCAGGACTCTCTTCCCTGGAACTGACC ATATCCATCAACTGAATTTAATAATGGAGATTTTGGGCACACCAGCTCAGGAGTTTATGCAGAAAATATCTTCTGAATCT GCGCGTAATTACATCCAATCGTTGCCGACGCTGCGGCGCCGCGACTTCCGCGAAGTGTTTCGCGGCGCGAACCCGCTCGCCGTCAACTTGCTCGAACTCATGCTCGAGCTGGACGCTGATAA GCGTATAACAGCAGAGCAGGCGCTCGCGCACGAGTACCTGGCGCAGTACGCGGACCCGACCGACGAGCCGGTGTCCGCGCCCTACGACCAGAGCTTCGAGGACATGGACCTGCCCGTCGACAAGTGGAAGG aatTGGTGTGGAATGAAGTGGTCGAGTTCAAGCCGCACCCTCAACACATGAACACGGTGGTGGAAGTTAACCCCTcataa
- the LOC123696220 gene encoding mitogen-activated protein kinase p38b-like isoform X3: MKVAIKKLARPFQSAVHAKRTYRELRMLKHMNHENVIGLLDVFTPEKSLEEFQQVYLVTHLMGADLNNIIRTQKLSDDHVQFLVYQILRGLKYIHSAGIIHRDLKPSNIAVNEDCELKILDFGLARPTETEMTGYVATRWYRAPEIMLNWMHYNQTVDIWSVGCIMAELLTGRTLFPGTDHIHQLNLIMEILGTPAQEFMQKISSESARNYIQSLPTLRRRDFREVFRGANPLAVNLLELMLELDADKRITAEQALAHEYLAQYADPTDEPVSAPYDQSFEDMDLPVDKWKELVWNEVVEFKPHPQHMNTVVEVNPS, from the exons ATGAAAgtagcaataaaaaaattggccAGACCATTTCAATCAGCCGTACATGCTAAAAGAACATATCGTGAGCTTCGGATGTTGAAGCACATGAACCATGAAAATGTTATTG GTCTGCTAGATGTATTCACACCTGAAAAGAGTTTAGAAGAGTTTCAACAAGTGTACCTTGTTACACATCTAATGGGAGCTGATCTCAACAATATTATACGCACACAGAAACTATCTGATGATCATGTCCAATTTCTTGTCTACCAGATATTGAGAGGACTTAAGTACATTCACTCTGCAGGAATTATACATAGA GATCTCAAGCCCTCAAACATTGCAGTAAATGAAGATTGTGAACTGAAAATTCTAGATTTTGGTTTGGCCAGACCAACTGAAACTGAAATGACTGGTTATGTAGCTACTAG atgGTATCGGGCTCCTGAGATCATGCTTAACTGGAtgcattacaatcaaacagtGGATATTTGGTCTGTTGGGTGTATAATGGCCGAGTTGCTTACCGGCAGGACTCTCTTCCCTGGAACTGACC ATATCCATCAACTGAATTTAATAATGGAGATTTTGGGCACACCAGCTCAGGAGTTTATGCAGAAAATATCTTCTGAATCT GCGCGTAATTACATCCAATCGTTGCCGACGCTGCGGCGCCGCGACTTCCGCGAAGTGTTTCGCGGCGCGAACCCGCTCGCCGTCAACTTGCTCGAACTCATGCTCGAGCTGGACGCTGATAA GCGTATAACAGCAGAGCAGGCGCTCGCGCACGAGTACCTGGCGCAGTACGCGGACCCGACCGACGAGCCGGTGTCCGCGCCCTACGACCAGAGCTTCGAGGACATGGACCTGCCCGTCGACAAGTGGAAGG aatTGGTGTGGAATGAAGTGGTCGAGTTCAAGCCGCACCCTCAACACATGAACACGGTGGTGGAAGTTAACCCCTcataa